Proteins co-encoded in one Pseudochaenichthys georgianus chromosome 22, fPseGeo1.2, whole genome shotgun sequence genomic window:
- the LOC117467571 gene encoding uncharacterized protein isoform X1, translated as MVKEVQAPKKKTSTVIFRSNGETCAQQHGPACLQIHEMCKVSSSDSDSEISPRLSDTSTMGCVSSTPESLTFRRTLPITQKPAGRYGCCSLFSDPYDGSSEDSDEPNNNGGVSSRRFKQQGKGGGGGSRFSGRSRRFILNHPASVSLRDVEKHGMRDAVSDNNVQMKCGSDSEMCDDYILTSHRDGDGGRALSEQMAEDSTMQSQTMDVALHCQLDDSGFHATRYSTPHTPAPVTPAEVSLSQATDLSSESSPCPCNLRSLYKRKLGFPGAEVVELGQRKRQCVVNMEDQQEERDSASETCSSHLTMD; from the exons ATGGTCAAAGAAGTACAAGCGCCAAAGAAGAAGACGTCAACTGTCATTTTCAG ATCAAATGGAGAGACATGTGCCCAACAACATGGACCAGCTTGCCTTCAAATACATG AGATGTGTAAAGTGTCCAGCTCTGATTCTGACTCCGAGATCAGTCCAAGGTTGTCGGACACCAGCACTATG GGTTGTGTGAGCAGTACACCAGAGAGTTTGACTTTTCGGCGGACATTGCCAATAACTCAAAAGCCTGCAGGAAGGTATGGCTGTTGCTCTTTG TTTTCGGACCCATATGATGGGAGCTCTGAGGATTCTGATGAGCCAAACAATAATGGGGGTGTCTCCAGCAGGCGATTCAAGCAGCAGGGaaaaggtggaggaggaggcagtCGGTTCTCGGGCAGGAGCAGAAGGTTTATCCTCAATCATCCTGCTTCTGTTTCCCTAAGGGATGTGGAGAAACATGGCATGAGAGATGCTGTATCAGACAACAATGTCCAGATGAAATGTGGGAGTGACTCTGAGATGTGTGATGATTACATTTTGACCTCACACAGAGACGGGGATGGTGGTAGAGCTCTTTCAGAGCAAATGGCCGAAGATTCAACAATGCAATCCCAAACCATGGATGTAGCTTTGCACTGTCAACTAGATGATTCCGGCTTTCATGCTACTAGATATTCCACGCCTCACACACCTGCACCTGTAACCCCAGCAGAAGTGAGTTTGTCCCAGGCGACAGATCTCTCCTCTGAGAGCTCCCCCTGCCCCTGTAACCTCAGGTCGCTTTACAAGAGAAAGCTGGGTTTCCCTGGAGCAGAAGTGGTTGAGCTGGGGCAAAGAAAGAGGCAGTGTGTTGTCAACATGGAGGACCAACAGGAAGAAAGGGACTCTGCATCTGAAACATGTTCGAGCCATCTTACCATGGACTGA
- the LOC117467571 gene encoding uncharacterized protein isoform X2 — MVKEVQAPKKKTSTVIFRSNGETCAQQHGPACLQIHEMCKVSSSDSDSEISPRLSDTSTMGCVSSTPESLTFRRTLPITQKPAGRRFKQQGKGGGGGSRFSGRSRRFILNHPASVSLRDVEKHGMRDAVSDNNVQMKCGSDSEMCDDYILTSHRDGDGGRALSEQMAEDSTMQSQTMDVALHCQLDDSGFHATRYSTPHTPAPVTPAEVSLSQATDLSSESSPCPCNLRSLYKRKLGFPGAEVVELGQRKRQCVVNMEDQQEERDSASETCSSHLTMD; from the exons ATGGTCAAAGAAGTACAAGCGCCAAAGAAGAAGACGTCAACTGTCATTTTCAG ATCAAATGGAGAGACATGTGCCCAACAACATGGACCAGCTTGCCTTCAAATACATG AGATGTGTAAAGTGTCCAGCTCTGATTCTGACTCCGAGATCAGTCCAAGGTTGTCGGACACCAGCACTATG GGTTGTGTGAGCAGTACACCAGAGAGTTTGACTTTTCGGCGGACATTGCCAATAACTCAAAAGCCTGCAGGAAG GCGATTCAAGCAGCAGGGaaaaggtggaggaggaggcagtCGGTTCTCGGGCAGGAGCAGAAGGTTTATCCTCAATCATCCTGCTTCTGTTTCCCTAAGGGATGTGGAGAAACATGGCATGAGAGATGCTGTATCAGACAACAATGTCCAGATGAAATGTGGGAGTGACTCTGAGATGTGTGATGATTACATTTTGACCTCACACAGAGACGGGGATGGTGGTAGAGCTCTTTCAGAGCAAATGGCCGAAGATTCAACAATGCAATCCCAAACCATGGATGTAGCTTTGCACTGTCAACTAGATGATTCCGGCTTTCATGCTACTAGATATTCCACGCCTCACACACCTGCACCTGTAACCCCAGCAGAAGTGAGTTTGTCCCAGGCGACAGATCTCTCCTCTGAGAGCTCCCCCTGCCCCTGTAACCTCAGGTCGCTTTACAAGAGAAAGCTGGGTTTCCCTGGAGCAGAAGTGGTTGAGCTGGGGCAAAGAAAGAGGCAGTGTGTTGTCAACATGGAGGACCAACAGGAAGAAAGGGACTCTGCATCTGAAACATGTTCGAGCCATCTTACCATGGACTGA